Genomic window (Psilocybe cubensis strain MGC-MH-2018 chromosome 1, whole genome shotgun sequence):
TCTCTACCCAGCTCTAGGCGACGTTCAGCAAGTCCTCCTCGAACTAGTGGCCCCCCTCCTTATGACGCTTACTCCGTCAATGGTTATATGCCAGGCCCTATTGCCCCTCCTGTTGCTCCCCCTCCTCGCGGTAATAGGGACTACCCTCCACGTAACGGTCGAGACATGATTGAACCTGTTGGCGCTTACAGACGGCCCTAATTGATCCATCCCTATTATAATTTCTTTGCTGTCTTGAAAAATTTCATTATCCCTCTAAAAGCGGTCTTCGGACTTGATATCACCAAAATCTACGTGACGTCTGTGTATCTCAATTCTACTGTTAATTTCGTCCATGACTTTGGTGTTATACAATGTGACTTATGAATGTCAATTGCTATTAATTACTATTAGGCCAAGATCCATTAACGTATCAGAGATTAACTGGGCTGTCCGGTATAGTACTAGTAACTAGATGAGCAAGCAGTACCATGATTGACCTGCTCaactccttcctcctttcttcttcttgttgacAACCTTGAATCCCCACTCGGGTTGTGTTGTTTTCGGTGTTGCCCTCACGACATCGGCAATGGATACAGGCTTACTTGAAGCCTTGCCCGAGTTAACAGTACCTTTGGCTTTAGCAAGGGCGTCAGCTTTACGCTTTGCGATGAACTCCGAAGCAAATCGTCGACCATCGAGTGTAGTACTATTTGAATAGATAGTGTCTGAGATGATTTCAGCGGTGGTGGAGTCAGGGTCAATCGGGAAGGATAACAACATGGACACAATTTCCTCGACTAAAATATTTGTCAGTAAAAATTGGAAGTCTGGAAGGTAACTAATGGTAAAACTCACCATTAACTGAAGAGTTAAGCCCTTTCAGTGAATCACCGAGCCACTTGAGAAAATCATGGGAGGGCGTCTCCGGGAAATCATCTTGCTTGACGAGTTTCTTGACAACGGAGCTGGTGGCGATCTTCGAAGTAGGAGTTGCTGAAGCCTTCGACACCGAAGCTGTTTGGGTTGCCGCCAACGAACCCGGTACGGAGGAGCgagcaggaggagcgggGGACACGGTTGCCTTTCCACTTGGTCCAACGGTAGTCCAAGCGTTACCGTTGTTCGACGAAGCAGGAGGAAGGGCAGCAAGCTACAGATCATCAGTATGTAATTACAATATTTAGttaaaaggaaaaaaaaaaccttcgTGGTGGTTTCGGCATATGCCCGTTTCGGCAATGGAGCTGTTGCTGTAATTTCCTTCAGGGCAATCTTTTTCCTCgattcttcctcttcctggatttctttcattgtcttttttgtgGTTGCTTGCTTAAGGGGAGTGGTCCACACAGGCGGtgcagcaggagcaggagtaGTAGGAACAGTAACAAGATCTTTCAGAGGAGCTGATCCACGTGCACCAGCTTGCGAAGTGGGAAGACCCCACGAAGTAGTGAAAGGTTGCACATCCTCTTTGATATCAGCAGATGCTGATGCCCGAGCCAGTCGTTCTCTCTCTCGTTCGGCAGCTTTCTTTGACTCCAGTTTCTTTGCTTCCGCCTCCTGAATCTCGCGCAGACTGACAGAGGAACCGGTGCCggttttcttcttttcttcttccttcgcCCAAGCTACTTTCTGAACCACGGGGTTTGTTATAACTGGTTCAACAGTTGCAATAGGCGCGCTGGAAGGTACCTGTATAGCTTGGGATGAATTTTTAGAGGCTTTCTTGCTTATCACGGGGGCGGACGTAGGAAGCGGCAACGCAACAACGATTTCTGGAGTCGGGGTGCGATTAGATGATTCCGGTGTGTGGGCTTTCTTCTGCTCAGATGCCCGAGAAGGCAAAGTTTGATGCTGCTGAATCAAATCCTTTTCTGTCTTGTCAACTTTCCAAGAATCAACTTTGTCGGCGGCAGCCACAGGGGAGCCCGAATCATAGACCTGTGGAAGTAGAGTAGGACCTGATTCAACATGTTTCCACGGGGAGTTAGTCAAGTTGTTAGAAGAGCCAATGTGACCATTGGTCTCCACAACAGTAGCGGGCTGCTCTTCCGGTAAAGAACTCCATGGTACGCTCGGGATTGTCGACGACGAATTGGAATTTGTAGGTTGCAACGTCTGAGGGATAGCGGTCTCTGAGTCATGACAGCGATATGCACACAACTCTTCGGAACCATGATTCTCCGAAAACTCGGACGCAGGTGTCACATAttgttggtgttgttccTGCGCATTCTGGAAGGCTGACTGCGCAGGATACTGGTAATGCGCATAACCCAAAGACCCCACAGCAGGACCAGGTTGTTTCATGTCAAAACTAGTGGAATCTTCGTTGGCGTAATGGGTCTCCTGCACGAAACTCCTTTGCAAATGTTCGTCATGAGAACCCTCAGGACGGCGAAGAGCCGCATCTGATGGGGCAGACAGAGGAAAAAATTTGTCGTTTCCCTGATCTCGAGGCATCATAAATCCAGCCGAAGAGTGATTCGAGGACATTCCCCATGCATCATGGATTACGGGAATGTTGTTATATCCATAAGCACTGAAACCAACATCTCGTTCCGATACAAAGTTCCCAAAAGATGGGCTTTGCATGATGGGATTCGCTTGAAACTCATGACCAACAGTTCTGCGGTCCGAAAAGAGAGAAGGTTGATTCAGGGCTCCAAGGCCTGGCAATCGTCCATTGGAATCACTTGCAAAGTAAGTTTTAACATCTCTGGGTCCAAAAACAGACGGATCAGGCGAAGGATTTCCGAAATGTGAAGCGCCCAGCGAAGAAGACGGTGAATCGGAGGCCAACGATCCAGTACTGAGATATGAATCAAGTGTGGAAGAGGCTAAAGTGCGAACAGGCGATGGTTGGAATGGTTCATTATAAAGTTGATCGGAAGACGAAAGGGCATGCAGCGGCGATGCATTTCCACGACCAGTGTGATTTGGAATGAATGTCGACGACAAGAAAATATTTTCTCCTTGCGCTCGCTGGCTGAGTTCTTCAACAGTAGTCCATTGAGTGTCATACCGGACTCTTTTCATGGGAAGGTCTGAAGAAAAATATCCATCGTTGTACCATTTCTGCATCAGATCGGCACGAAATGGACCTATCGGTCGAAATTGAAACGTCATTGAAATTCAATGATGCAAGGAAAGGTTCATACCTTGAATCTGGCCAGTTGGATCTTTGTAAGACCACTCAACTGCAGCTAAATCTACCAACCCTGGAGGAGGGCCAATATCGGCGCGATCGACGGGGAACGATTCAGAATTATTGACCCCGTTGACTGAGAATGAACTTTGTGAAGATGTTTGAAGTGGAGCAGCGTTAGAATTGGTATTGGTAAACACGCGAGGATCTTCGGAATGGACACGAGGTGAGGATGTAACAAAAGCATTCGAATCATCGGAAGGTGGGTGTTGAATAGTTTGACGGGagtcttcctctttttcttcgcgTATACCAGAGCCCATGATACCGAGTTGGGGTTCATTTCCTTCACGAGACGAACCAGTCCCGATCTTCATCGATGTTTCGGAAGAGCGCCGTCGAGCGACCCAAGAATCCCCGTTGTTGAGAACACCATCAAAACCAGGCGTATAACCCACACGGGAACGCGGGGGTTCGCGTGGTGATAGTGTCGGCGTTTGCAGAGCAGAAAGAGATGGTTTTCGTGGTAATGCAGGCATCAATGTATCTTCAGAAGTGTTTGATGTCAGCCTTGCTTGCATTCGTAAAAATTGAGTAAAATTTACCTGATACACTAGCTGCACTGTCTCTACGCTTCAGGGCCCCGAACCGCTCGCGCAAAGGACTGTTATTATTCGAGGAGGTTGAAGAATTATGGGAGAGCCTTGGGCGATCCAAGCCGGAAGTATTGAGCGGCGAAAGGAATTCCATAGATTGACtaggacgacgacgaagttCGGAATTAAGTGGCCCTGCAAAAAGCTGAGACTTAATCAATACAACGAACAATCACAACATTCCAGATAAATTTTGAGACGGACTTTCTTTTCTGCTTCGGTCATCTCGCGCAAAGTAGCTGGCTCTGTCCCACCCTCCCGTACAACACCCTCCCAACGTTCAACTTCTAATCCCAATCCCCCTCTGCCGCCGCCTTCTTGATATATTTTGAGCAACTCCTCCTTGGAATAACGAAATGGATGGACCACATCTCCGCTTTCGGAGGAAGCAGAAGGCATTGCGGAAACCAAAGCCGAATAAGTAGAGCCAGAGTTTTGGATGGCggttgaaggaggaggagaaggaggaggctgGGATCGAGAAAGAGGCTGGTGCTTGGTTCTCATCCATTCAGGGCCGAAATGCATAGTAGTGGTAGACATTTTTGAATTCAAAGGACACGGGCGATGTGCTAAGTTGAATATGCTGTAAGAAtgatattttctttgaaaaatcTGGAATAGTGGCAGAGGGACCCAATGTCACACGTGGATTAATAGAGCGTGGTAATATTCTCTTTAGGGCGGGCCCTCTGAAAAGATTCATGATCGGCGCTCTCATTTAGGCCCATCCCCAATAACCCACCATTACAGCTACTACTACGGATATGATATATTGTAGAGTCTAACCCAAGCCCATCTTCCTTACTGCATCTTTACTCGCCACACTGAAATAGGGAGTTCTGCATTGTGTAATATAATGAGTACTAAATTAGCATCACggtgtgtgtgtgagtgACGAAACGACTGACTTTGCAGTTTGCGGGCAGTTGGTATAATGAATGCGACCAAAAATATGACGCCGAACAACAAGCAAATCGCAGAAACCATGTAATATCCATCAGTCTCTTCAACACAAGTTCCACCAATGCCTTTGCAAGCGGCTTTTCCATGATCCGACACACATTCGGTAGCTAGAGGGGAGGTAAGCATGAGAATACCTACAATACAGAACTGTTTTCTTCACCTTTGACGTCAATTTCTACTTGAGGTACCTTGCACGTAGCAACACTGAAGATATCGATGCCTGACTAACACAGTAAGCTTGGAAATGCTCATGAAGTGGACAAATCTGACCTTTCAGAACAAACCATTTGGGCCAGGTACCTCCCATATTGGTGAATGTGTTTAGTAACTGCAAGAGTTAACAATTGTACATTCCTTTTAACAGGAAAAGCTTACCGTCATATACGTTCCTCCTATTAATGGATCCGACACACGAGTGTGGAAAGCAGAGATTCCAACAAATTGTACAGTTCTAGAGAAATTAATAATGAGGATAAAACTGCACACaatttgaaaaaaatacTTACGAAGCAAAAGACGATAGAATCGTATGCAGAACAAGCAGCACAAAGAAGCTCATGGATATCGGAGGATTCGGGAACCACAAAACAATTAAAGTTGCCACGAGAGCGAAGAAGAGACGGGGCCAAAAGGCATAGATCCAAGGACGAAGAGGTTTGTCCCCTCTAGACCACTTTGCGGCAAGCCAACCACCCATGATCTGGAAGGGAAAGTCGATTAGGACTACAAGAGCAAGATCCTCTCGTCTGAACCCCTTTTCTACTAATTTCAGGCCAGTCGCGGCATCATTTGCTGCAAAGCCTATTTTAGCAAACAGGTGTACTACGATGAGAAGTTGAATATCTGTTGAAGGATCTTAAGTaaaaatgaagaaacaataaaaaaGATACACATACGCTTTAATTGGCAAATTTGCCATATAGTTTTGTAAACTGCTTTGATGCTCATATCACTGTCAGTGGCAGGTTCTTTATCCTATATCATATGAATATCATTCAAGCAGTGCTCTTTACATTTCCGTACCTCTTttttgaagaagatgagCCAGAGCGTAACAATGAAGCATATAACACTCCAGAATCGTAGATAACCGCTCAGTGTCAAATGAGGCACACCCCATTTGAGTCTGATAAAGAGGAAAATTAGATGGACATCAAGGATGACAGGCAATAGACGCATTCTTACGAGAATGCCTCACTGttaaaagccaaaaaaacagTGAATGAGGCGAAAAATCCTGTGTTCAGCCCAATCGTCTGACAAGTCGAAGCATATGACAAGCAATCCTGAGACAGCAAAGTCAGTGCCCAACCTGTTGAAAATTAGTCACGGCAGATGCGCTTATAATGAGGACAATATTACCATCCACAGCGATGTCTATAGATTTTGTTTAGTGGTATATATTGCTATAActtgaaagaaaataaataGCTTGCCTTGGGTGGCGGAGAACGATACAAGCATTGTAAAAATTGTGGTTAATTCAGCAACATTGTTCGCCGGCTATAACAGGTGGGTTCAGTTGTTGAGACATATAATATCAATTGAAGATTTTACATCGTCCATTAATCTTTGAACATTGAGAGAGATGTATAACATCAGCGATCCTACAATTAACTGCATAGGCACTATCCACGATTTACGGCGACCAAAAGACTTGAAGAAAACGGAGTCAACAATGGGCGACCATAATAACTTGAGGGAGTAGGGGTAACTCGACAGTGCGAAGGTCGCTAATTGGGAATATGACAAATGCTCCTTCAGAAGAAACGGTACTGAGCCTAGAAATATTGCGTTAGCCAGGAAATACCCAACATATAAAATGAATGTGGATGATACCTAAAGCTAGTCCTAGCTAAAACAGTGTCAGCAATATCGTCAGAGCCTTTGAAGTGCGCGGCAATATTATAACGTACTGGTATtccttgaagaagatctAATCAATCACGATTTTAGAATGAGAAATAATGAAATTTAGGTGTTGTTACATACACAGAACGCATAACAAAACCATTCCGCGCTTGTCCTTCGCGGATATGGGGCGCTTCGAAAGATCTCCATCTACCTCATCCGTTGAATGTCCATCATGAAATGTACGAGCTGATTGAATCCGTTCTTCCTCGTTAAGAAGGGACATTTCCgtctcctcatcctcgtcttctccCATTGTGGCCCGTGGCGTTCTGGGTGTGCGAGGGGAGATGTGAATACTATTCAGAGAAGAAGTAACGGCCCTCGGTTCCCTGGGAGTACCGGTTCTCATAGCCTCGTTCTTTCGTAAACTTTCCTGAGCCGTGATGTTTGGGGTGGGGTAGTTTGCAAACTCTATGGGAGCATAAATAGAATTCTTCAGTTTTGGTTTGAAAGAGAACGTATGTGGAAATGTGGAAAGTG
Coding sequences:
- a CDS encoding GYF domain-containing protein mpd2, which codes for MSTTTMHFGPEWMRTKHQPLSRSQPPPSPPPSTAIQNSGSTYSALVSAMPSASSESGDVVHPFRYSKEELLKIYQEGGGRGGLGLEVERWEGVVREGGTEPATLREMTEAEKKVRLKIYLECCDWPLNSELRRRPSQSMEFLSPLNTSGLDRPRLSHNSSTSSNNNSPLRERFGALKRRDSAASVSDTLMPALPRKPSLSALQTPTLSPREPPRSRVGYTPGFDGVLNNGDSWVARRRSSETSMKIGTGSSREGNEPQLGIMGSGIREEKEEDSRQTIQHPPSDDSNAFVTSSPRVHSEDPRVFTNTNSNAAPLQTSSQSSFSVNGVNNSESFPVDRADIGPPPGLVDLAAVEWSYKDPTGQIQGPFRADLMQKWYNDGYFSSDLPMKRVRYDTQWTTVEELSQRAQGENIFLSSTFIPNHTGRGNASPLHALSSSDQLYNEPFQPSPVRTLASSTLDSYLSTGSLASDSPSSSLGASHFGNPSPDPSVFGPRDVKTYFASDSNGRLPGLGALNQPSLFSDRRTVGHEFQANPIMQSPSFGNFVSERDVGFSAYGYNNIPVIHDAWGMSSNHSSAGFMMPRDQGNDKFFPLSAPSDAALRRPEGSHDEHLQRSFVQETHYANEDSTSFDMKQPGPAVGSLGYAHYQYPAQSAFQNAQEQHQQYVTPASEFSENHGSEELCAYRCHDSETAIPQTLQPTNSNSSSTIPSVPWSSLPEEQPATVVETNGHIGSSNNLTNSPWKHVESGPTLLPQVYDSGSPVAAADKVDSWKVDKTEKDLIQQHQTLPSRASEQKKAHTPESSNRTPTPEIVVALPLPTSAPVISKKASKNSSQAIQVPSSAPIATVEPVITNPVVQKVAWAKEEEKKKTGTGSSVSLREIQEAEAKKLESKKAAERERERLARASASADIKEDVQPFTTSWGLPTSQAGARGSAPLKDLVTVPTTPAPAAPPVWTTPLKQATTKKTMKEIQEEEESRKKIALKEITATAPLPKRAYAETTTKLAALPPASSNNGNAWTTVGPSGKATVSPAPPARSSVPGSLAATQTASVSKASATPTSKIATSSVVKKLVKQDDFPETPSHDFLKWLGDSLKGLNSSVNVEEIVSMLLSFPIDPDSTTAEIISDTIYSNSTTLDGRRFASEFIAKRKADALAKAKGTVNSGKASSKPVSIADVVRATPKTTQPEWGFKVVNKKKKGGRS
- a CDS encoding putative membrane protein (putative membrane protein YBR220C), producing MLDSGINSRGTLDVSHTCVKGSTEFANYPTPNITAQESLRKNEAMRTGTPREPRAVTSSLNSIHISPRTPRTPRATMGEDEDEETEMSLLNEEERIQSARTFHDGHSTDEVDGDLSKRPISAKDKRGMIFFKEYQLKWGVPHLTLSGYLRFWSVICFIVTLWLIFFKKEDKEPATDSDMSIKAVYKTIWQICQLKHIQLLIVVHLFAKIGFAANDAATGLKLVEKGFRREDLALVVLIDFPFQIMGGWLAAKWSRGDKPLRPWIYAFWPRLFFALVATLIVLWFPNPPISMSFFVLLVLHTILSSFASTVQFVGISAFHTRVSDPLIGGTYMTLLNTFTNMGGTWPKWFVLKGIDIFSVATCKVPQVEIDVKATECVSDHGKAACKGIGGTCVEETDGYYMVSAICLLFGVIFLVAFIIPTARKLQKLPISVWRVKMQ